One segment of Neodiprion fabricii isolate iyNeoFabr1 chromosome 1, iyNeoFabr1.1, whole genome shotgun sequence DNA contains the following:
- the LOC124183822 gene encoding neuroglian-like: MERFAMASILLLALITILQVYAQIQYPPKITKQPPTDEQFFQTAEPMVKGREFILECEAEGNPAPTYHWKKNGKHFEWQKYPIHISQRHGKGTLVISRPRDEDVGQYQCIAENALGTAISNSVFVRKAELNYPKDVQSVIVTANEGDPFKLTCQSPTGTPKPLIYWLKQYQNGSIALINDSRRTPDPDGNLWFTNVTTNDASDKVSYVCAVSSEFWTEYKLAPLVSLNVQRTRLPANNNTREPVQQYVTRKNEVALRGRTVKLYCIFGGTPVPQIIWKKNGEILETSERMTLRSHGKSLLIRHIVFEDEGTYTCDVSNGVGDPKSYSINLQIQSLPYFTVEPEIITARDNESVEFRCEAGGVPRPKIRWIHNGKPLQESTYNPRRKVSANSIVIENLVRNDTGNYGCNATNSLGYVYKDVSVNVLASEPEITHPPSNQTTVVGKTVRFTCRYLGGYKPRLEWRIGSWPLRGHKYRTLESGDLVISYVNRRDADPYTCHVFNRFSHVVASANLVVKNHTTIIEKPKNYESAVGSTAKFRCIAVSDSSLKVSIDWLRNGKQIDFDTESRVIKSIDNSLTVTEIRESDLGTYTCVASTELDETKAGATLMFQNVSKPPRLEVVNCRRNEADIHWVPAMGNNGVADILGYTIQFKTSFTPERWQIARENVSATAQIYTVPLSPWANYTFQVVAWNEIGKSLPSLPSKACTTPPDVPYKNPDDVRGTVTKEQKLVIRWTIMPEIEHNGPGFKYRVYFKLDTPGMNWTRLAVHIWTIEEIRITVQPADQRYKVKVAAMNYLGESRATPTEVVVDSAGDNGN, encoded by the exons ATGGAACGTTTCGCTATGGCCTCAATCTTACTCCTCGCGCTAATTACGATTCTGCAAGTATATGCGCAAA TACAGTATCCACCAAAAATAACGAAGCAACCGCCAACAGATGAGCAGTTCTTTCAAACCGCTGAACCAATGGTAAAAGGCAGAGAGTTTATCCTAGAATGTGAGGCTGAAGGCAACCCTGCACCCAC GTATCATTGGAAGAAGAACGGAAAACATTTTGAGTGGCAAAAGTACCCGATTCATATCTCGCAGCGGCATGGTAAAGGAACATTGGTGATATCGAGACCGCGAGACGAAGACGTAGGTCAGTATCAATGCATAGCGGAAAACGCGTTGGGAACAGCGATATCGAATTCGGTATTCGTGCGGAAAGCGGAACTCAACTATCCGAAGGACGTCCAATCGGTCATAGTGACTGCAAACGAGGGAGACCCATTCAAACTGACTTGCCAGTCTCCGACAGGAACACCCAAGCCGCTGATATACTGGCTGAAACAGTATCAAAACGGAAGCATAGCCTTGATCAATGACTCCAGAAGGACTCCAGATCCTGACGGAAATCTTTGGTTCACTAACGTGACTACAAACGACGCTTCAGACAAAGTTTCTTACGTTTGTGCAGTCAGTTCGGAGTTCTGGACCGAGTACAAGTTGGCTCCGCTAGTCTCACTGAATGTTCAGCGGACCAGGTTGCCAGCAAACAATAACACACGGGAGCCGGTCCAGCAGTATGTTACCAGAAAGAACGAGGTTGCTTTACGAGGCAGAACGGTCAAATTGTACTGCATTTTTGGTGGGACGCCTGTACCGCAGATAATATGGAAGAAAAACGGTGAAATATTGGAAACCAGCGAACGTATGACGCTGAGAAGTCACGGAAAATCGTTGTTGATAAGGCATATTGTATTTGAGGATGAGGGAACGTACACTTGCGACGTATCGAACGGAGTTGGTGATCCAAAGTCGTACTCGATCAACCTCCAAATCCAATCTCTTCCTTACTTCACTGTTGAACCAGAAATCATTACTGCAAGGGATAACGAAAGCGTGGAGTTTAGATGTGAGGCTGGTGGTGTTCCTCGACCAAAAATCAGGTGGATCCATAACGGGAAGCCTCTTCAGGAGTCGACGTATAATCCGAGGAGGAAAGTATCTGCGAATTCGATTGTCATTGAGAACTTGGTCAGGAATGACACTGGGAACTATGGATGTAACGCTACGAACTCTCTGGGGTATGTTTACAAGGACGTTTCTGTTAACGTCTTGGCTT CAGAACCAGAAATTACACACCCGCCAAGCAATCAGACGACCGTCGTTGGGAAAACCGTCAGGTTTACCTGCCGCTATTTGGGTGGTTACAAACCTCGACTCGAATGGCGCATAGGGAGTTGGCCATTACGTGGACACAAATACAGAACCCTTGAATCCGGGGACCTCGTAATTAGCTATGTCAACCGTCGCGATGCCGATCCCTACACGTGTCATGTATTCAACAGATTTAGCCATGTTGTAGCCTCTGCTAACCTCGTTGTGAAAAATCACACTACCATCATTGAAAAACCTAAAAACTACGAAAGCGCTGTTGGTTCTACAGCAAAGTTCAG GTGTATCGCTGTGTCAGATTCAAGTTTGAAAGTGTCAATTGACTGGCTGAGGAATGGAAAGCAGATAGATTTTGATACGGAGTCAAGGGTCATCAAGAGCATCGATAATTCCTTGACTGTTACAGAGATTAGGGAATCAGATTTAGGAACATACACTTGCGTGGCTAGCACAGAGTTAGACGAAACAAAGGCTGGAGCTACATTGATGTTTCAAAATGTGTCAAAGCCTCCTCGCCTGGAAGTGGTAAATTGCAGAAGAAACGAAGCCGATATCCATTGGGTCCCTGCAATGGGTAACAACGGAGTTGCCGATATCTTGGGATACACCATACAATTTAAAACTAGCTTCACTCCTGAAAGGTGGCAAATTGCGCGGGAGAATGTTTCAGCCACAGCACAAATCTACACCGTGCCTCTATCGCCCTGGGCCAATTACACGTTTCAGGTTGTTGCGTGGAACGAGATCG GAAAGTCGTTACCGTCGTTACCCAGCAAGGCTTGCACAACTCCGCCAGACGTGCCTTACAAAAATCCAGACGATGTCAGAGGCACGGTAACCAAGGAACAGAAACTTGTGATTCGATGGACCATAATGCCCGAGATAGAGCATAATGGGCCAGGATTCAAGTACCGGGTGTACTTTAAGCTAGACACACCCGGCATGAATTGGACAAGACTGG CTGTACACATCTGGACAATAGAAGAGATTCGAATAACGGTTCAGCCAGCCGACCAGCGATATAAGGTCAAAGTTGCTGCCATGAATTACCTGGGAGAGTCCAGAGCAACGCCTACTGAAGTCGTAGTCGACTCTGCAGGTGACAACGGTAACTAA
- the LOC124186609 gene encoding ran-binding protein 9, whose translation MFEIQKSSNLSARTCGSSDSWPACLVEQQGELVVGLRMTKMAATSEERSAMEPSGTNSGQSQPTDRLKMLYPMVNEEETPLPRSWSPKDKFNYIGLSQNNLRVHYKGYGKTHKDAASVRTMHSIPAACGLYYFEVKIVSKGRDGYMGIGLSAHGVNVNRLPGWDKNSYGYHGDDGHSFCSSGTGQPYGPTFTTGDVIGCGVNLVDNTAFYTKNGHHLGIAFTDLPPNLYPTVGLQTPGEIVDANFGQAPFVFDIGDMINELRVRTRLQIIDYPTPDHGQGQWQSVLHKMVSTYLVHHGYCATAEAFANSTGQVFEEEINSIKNRQRILKLVLAGRMGEAIELTTRLYPGLLDRDPNLMFALKCRQFVEMVNGSDSEVCQTSGSENQTSVIQSTKAYNTKTSTNGSVEEMNLNNTLNGAGDQQIINGQIEDDVDMEENSPNGINGVKTGNGYQNGDLNTNGHKCENGGFEDMEVDNSNQNQQQNGSSSNNVDNPSSKSNKKLLCGGNKQAVEKMLEFGRQLYSQSIHLRQQHGKNDANKKMLQDAFSLLAYSNPWSSPVGWQLNSQQRETVCDRLNSAILESSNLPRRPPLEVAVSHARELVRLMSSAGLGACGFAVVDNIVQY comes from the exons atgttcgaaattcaaaagtcTAGTAACTTGTCGGCCCGCACGTGTGGCAGCAGTGACTCTTGGCCAGCCTGTCTCGTTGAACAGCAGGGAGAGCTAGTGGTGGGGTTGAGAATGACAAAGATGGCAGCAACCAGTGAAGAGCGGAGCGCTATGGAGCCTTCAGGTACAAATTCAGGGCAAAGTCAGCCAACCGATCGTTTAAAGATGCTCTACCCGATGGTGAACGAAGAAGAAACGCCGCTGCCGCGATCCTGGAGTCCAAAGGATAAGTTCAACTACATAGGCCTGTCGCAAAACAACCTCCGTGTCCATTACAAAG GTTATGGAAAAACACATAAAGATGCAGCAAGCGTCCGCACTATGCATTCAATACCGGCAGCATGTGgcttatattattttgaagtgaaaataGTGAGCAAAGGTCGAGACGGTTACATGGGAATTGGTCTGTCCGCTCACGGCGTAAATGTAAATAGACTTCCTGGATGGGATAAAAATTCTTACGGTTACCACGGCGATGACGGGCACAGTTTTTGTTCATCCGGAACGGGTCAGCCGTATGGTCCGACATTTACAACAGGAGACGTTATTGGATGCGGAGTAAATTTGGTGGACAACACCgctttttatacaaaaaatggaCATCATCTTGGAATAGCGTTCACTGACCTTCCT CCAAACTTGTATCCAACCGTCGGACTCCAAACACCGGGAGAGATCGTCGATGCAAATTTTGGTCAGGCTCCTTTCGTATTCGATATCGGTGACATGATCAATGAGCTGCGTGTCAGAACGCGATTGCAAATAATAGATTATCCAACGCCTGATCATGGCCAAGGACAATGGCAGTCTGTCCTACATAA aatggTATCGACGTATCTTGTCCATCACGGATATTGCGCGACTGCCGAAGCCTTTGCCAACAGCACTGGACAGGTCTTTGAGGAAGAGATAAATTCTATTAAGAATAGACAAA GAATTCTAAAGTTGGTTTTAGCGGGACGAATGGGTGAAGCTATAGAGCTAACAACCAGGTTATACCCTGGTCTATTAGATCGAGATCCAAATCTTATGTTCGCCCTAAAGTGTCGTCAATTTGTCGAAATGGTAAATGGTAGTGATTCAGAGGTGTGCCAGACTAGCGGCAGCGAAAACCAAACTAGCGTTATACAATCGACCAAAGCGTATAATACAAAAACATCGACAAACGGTAGTGTAGAAGAAATGAACTTAAATAATACTCTGAATGGTGCTGGCGATCAACAAATCATCAATGGGCAAATCGAGGATGATGTCGACATGGAAGAAAATAGTCCAAATGGCATCAATGGTGTCAAAACTGGCAACGGATATCAAAATGGCGACCTAAACACTAACGGACACAAGTGTGAAAACGGGGGCTTTGAAGATATGG AGGTAGACAATTCAAATCAAAATCAGCAACAAAATGGCAGTAGTAGTAACAACGTTGATAATCCGAGCAGTAAGAGTAACAAGAAATTACTGTGCGGAGGTAACAAACAGGCGGTCGAAAAGATGTTGGAATTCGGAAGGCAGCTGTACTCCCAGTCTATACACCTAAGGCAACAGCACGGTAAAAAtgatgcgaataaaaaaatgctcCAAGATGCATTTAGCTTGTTGGCATATTCGAACCCGTGGAGTTCACCGGTAGGGTGGCAATTGAATTCCCAACAGAGAGAAACTGTCTGTGATAGGCTGAACTCCGCGATACTTG AGTCCAGTAATCTACCGCGACGACCCCCACTTGAGGTTGCCGTGTCACATGCCAGAGAGTTAGTTCGCTTAATGTCAAGCGCGGGTCTTGGTGCCTGTGGTTTTGCTGTCGTGGATAATATTGTTCAATATTGA
- the LOC124186620 gene encoding neuroglian-like: MTHLTVFSIVPIALTILHVSALSPEIIRPPTNEATVDGKHVQIPCRVTGVPEPEVKWIRNGVELTGGRYTTLETGDLEIRNVNFLDAGTYTCYASNNFGHDNASGILVVKRHTTITEAPENYEVAAGSTATFSCNAVTDSSLTLTIDWLSNGEQIDFAMEPRFIKSNDNSLTITNIIELDSGTYKCVARTELDETSAEATLTVQDVPNAPRLEGIQCGKEEANIRWVSTGDNRAPILRYTIQSNTSFNPDTWEVAKDDIPTTMQTYSVPLTPWTNTTFRVLAWNKIGVSLPSVYSETCTTPPDVPHTNPKNVRAAGTNPHNMVIKWTLMPRTEHNGPGFKYRVFYKRDIDGAEWTIKDINNWKLHKLQVDNLPTAQRYKIKVVAINNQGESRVAVNEVFGYSGEDVPQEAPGNFTLLNVTGSTSALFSWNPVPEESIRGKFLGYKIQTWTDKSSEENMTERHVNKGASRYLLKKLVPFSRNYVRILAYNKWYYGPPSDTLSFETPEGVPGMVRSFDANPLGFDALNLTWSKPEHPNGILTGYRISYQTVSGTEVGPLLEMRPSVADPEATSVELRGLTPDTTYRIHIRAATRAGEGEEYFIEQSTDSADAADYYD; the protein is encoded by the exons ATGACACATCTCACCGTGTTCTCTATCGTACCCATCGCATTGACGATTCTGCATGTATCTGCTCTAA GTCCAGAAATTATACGGCCACCTACCAATGAGGCGACCGTAGATGGGAAACATGTTCAGATTCCCTGCCGCGTTACCGGTGTTCCTGAACCTGAAGTCAAATGGATCAGAAACGGTGTAGAACTCACTGGAGGTAGGTACACAACCCTTGAAACTGGAGACCTCGAAATTAGAAATGTCAACTTCCTTGATGCTGGGACTTACACATGTTACGCGTCCAACAATTTTGGCCATGATAATGCCTCTGGTATTCTTGTGGTGAAAAGACACACGACCATCACTGAGGCACCTGAAAACTACGAAGTCGCTGCCGGATCTACAGCAACATTCAG TTGTAACGCTGTGACAGATTCAAGTTTGACTCTGACCATTGACTGGCTGAGTAACGGAGAGCAGATAGATTTCGCCATGGAGCCAAGGTTCATCAAGAGCAACGATAATTCATTGACTATTACAAATATTATAGAATTAGATTCTGGAACGTACAAATGTGTTGCTCGCACCGAGCTAGATGAAACAAGCGCTGAAGCTACATTGACAGTCCAAGATGTGCCAAACGCACCTCGGTTAGAGGGAATACAGTGCGGAAAAGAAGAAGCCAACATCCGTTGGGTCTCTACGGGTGACAACAGAGCTCCCATCCTGCGATACACCATCCAATCCAACACCAGTTTCAACCCTGATACGTGGGAGGTTGCAAAGGACGATATTCCGACCACAATGCAAACCTACAGCGTGCCACTGACGCCCTGGACCAATACGACCTTTCGCGTTTTGGCATGGAACAAAATAG GAGTGTCGTTACCATCGGTATACAGCGAGACTTGTACCACTCCACCGGACGTCCCTCATACCAACCCGAAGAACGTCAGAGCTGCGGGTACAAATCCACATAATATGGTCATTAAATGGACCCTGATGCCTCGCACAGAGCACAATGGGCCAGGGTTCAAGTACCGAGTGTTCTATAAACGTGACATAGACGGTGCAGAATGGACTATTAAAGATATAAACAACTGGAAATTGCACAAGCTTCAGGTAGATAATCTGCCAACGGCCCAGCGATACAAGATCAAAGTTGTGGCCATTAATAACCAAGGAGAGTCAAGGGTGGCGGTGAATGAAGTCTTCGGTTACTCAGGAGAAGACG TGCCGCAAGAAGCTCCAGGGAACTTCACACTGTTGAATGTAACCGGAAGTACGAGTGCATTGTTCTCATGGAACCCCGTACCAGAGGAGTCGATTAGGGGAAAATTTCTGGGTTACAAAATCCAGACGTGGACAGACAAGAGTTCTGAGGAAAATATGACTGAGAGACATGTAAACAAGGGCGCGAGTAgatatttgttaaaaaaattggtaccATTCAGCAGAAACTACGTCAGGATTCTTGCATACAATAAATG GTACTACGGCCCACCGTCGGATACGCTCAGCTTTGAAACACCTGAGGGAGTTCCAGGAATGGTCCGATCGTTCGACGCAAATCCTCTGGGATTTGACGCGCTCAATTTAACCTGGTCGAAGCCCGAACACCCCAATGGAATTCTCACAGGGTACAGAATTTCCTATCAAACCGTTTCAGGCACAGAAGTGGGACCCCTTCTTGAGATGAGGCCGTCCGTCGCTGACCCAGAAGCCACTAGCGTCGAGCTACGTGGATTGACACCGGACACTACGTACAGAATCCATATTCGAGCCGCAACGAGAGCCGGGGAAGGTGAAGA GTATTTTATCGAACAATCAACCGACAGCGCGGACGCAGCAGATTATTATGACTAA